A single Thermaerobacter sp. FW80 DNA region contains:
- the mraY gene encoding phospho-N-acetylmuramoyl-pentapeptide-transferase: MTIDLWPVPALARLGLAAVLAAGLSLVLGPVIIPWLSRLRFGQTVREQGPARHRVKQGTPTMGGVIFLLPTLLVTAWLAPPTPATALVLGVTVAFGVVGGVDDYLKVALRRSLGLRARAKLAWQTVAAALLVYLAQAWLGRGTAVWIPFGGGWWDLGVWYYPLAVLAVVASANAVNMTDGLDGLAAGSTLIALSVFFYAAARSGRYDLAIFIVSLGAALAGFLWFNLHPARVFMGDTGSLALGAALGGLAVLTGTELVLPVAGMLFVLETLSVIVQVLSFRLTGRRVLRMSPLHHHFELGGWSEAQVVYRFWAAGLGFALAGLLALGGFPG, translated from the coding sequence ATGACCATCGACCTCTGGCCCGTCCCGGCGCTGGCCCGCCTGGGACTGGCGGCGGTGCTGGCGGCGGGACTCAGCCTGGTCCTGGGGCCCGTGATCATCCCCTGGCTCAGCCGACTGCGGTTCGGCCAGACCGTGCGCGAGCAGGGCCCGGCCCGGCACCGGGTCAAGCAGGGCACCCCGACCATGGGCGGGGTGATCTTCCTGCTGCCGACCCTGTTGGTGACCGCCTGGCTGGCTCCGCCGACACCGGCGACGGCGCTGGTGCTGGGCGTGACCGTCGCCTTCGGCGTCGTCGGCGGGGTGGACGACTACCTCAAGGTCGCCCTGCGTCGCTCCCTGGGCTTGCGGGCGCGGGCCAAGCTGGCCTGGCAGACCGTGGCGGCCGCCCTGCTGGTGTACCTGGCCCAGGCGTGGCTGGGCCGGGGCACCGCCGTCTGGATCCCCTTCGGGGGCGGGTGGTGGGACCTGGGGGTGTGGTACTACCCCCTGGCGGTGCTGGCGGTGGTGGCCAGCGCCAACGCCGTCAACATGACCGACGGCCTCGACGGCCTGGCGGCGGGTTCCACCTTGATCGCCCTCTCCGTCTTCTTCTACGCGGCCGCCCGCTCCGGCCGGTATGACCTGGCGATCTTCATCGTATCCTTGGGCGCGGCCCTGGCCGGGTTCCTCTGGTTCAACCTGCACCCGGCGCGGGTGTTCATGGGCGATACCGGGTCCCTGGCCCTGGGCGCCGCCCTGGGCGGCCTGGCCGTCCTGACCGGGACCGAGCTGGTCCTGCCGGTGGCGGGGATGCTGTTCGTGCTGGAGACGCTGTCGGTGATCGTCCAGGTGTTGAGCTTCCGGCTGACCGGGCGGCGGGTGTTGCGCATGAGCCCGCTCCACCATCACTTCGAGCTGGGCGGCTGGAGCGAGGCCCAGGTGGTCTACCGGTTCTGGGCGGCCGGCCTGGGTTTCGCCCTGGCGGGTTTGCTGGCCCTGGGAGGGTTTCCGGGATGA
- the ftsW gene encoding putative lipid II flippase FtsW yields the protein MTTAGVPGPHRRRGPWRPAPPHGAGAAAPDAPRPFGRSREMDRTIFAVTVILLALGIAMVFSASFAKAMDDAGDPFYFLKRQLLWALVGVPVMWLFSHIEYPHWRQMARPALYSTLVLLVAVLLIGAARGGAERWIDFGFFSFQPSEWAKFALCIFFADHFTRVGPQVRDFRRGLGPWLLVVATVSGLIMLQPDLGTTVAIGGMAVLMAFLAGARIQHLLALGALAVPALIVAITQSEYRWRRITAFLDPWADPQGTGYHLIQGLLALGSGGWFGLGFGLSRQKIWYLPEQHTDFIFAVLGEELGLLGTLTVLALYAVLIWRGFRTAATAPDTFGALLAAGITSIIAIQVVVNVGVVTATLPITGITLPLLSYGGSSLVVTLAAIGILINVSRHCPQ from the coding sequence ATGACCACGGCCGGCGTGCCGGGTCCCCATCGCCGGCGGGGCCCGTGGCGGCCCGCGCCCCCGCACGGGGCGGGCGCCGCGGCGCCGGACGCGCCGCGCCCCTTCGGCCGGTCCCGGGAGATGGATCGCACGATCTTCGCCGTGACCGTGATCCTGCTGGCGTTGGGGATCGCCATGGTCTTCAGCGCCAGCTTCGCCAAGGCGATGGACGACGCCGGCGATCCCTTCTACTTCCTGAAGCGGCAGCTGCTCTGGGCCCTGGTGGGCGTGCCGGTGATGTGGCTCTTCTCCCACATCGAGTACCCCCATTGGCGCCAGATGGCGCGACCGGCGCTCTACTCCACGCTGGTGCTGCTGGTGGCGGTGCTGCTGATCGGCGCCGCGCGGGGGGGCGCCGAGCGCTGGATCGACTTCGGCTTCTTCAGCTTCCAGCCGTCGGAGTGGGCCAAGTTCGCGCTGTGCATCTTCTTCGCCGATCACTTCACCCGCGTCGGGCCCCAGGTGCGGGACTTCCGCCGTGGTCTGGGACCGTGGCTGCTGGTGGTGGCCACGGTCTCCGGCCTGATCATGCTCCAGCCCGACCTGGGCACCACGGTGGCCATCGGCGGCATGGCGGTGCTGATGGCCTTCCTGGCCGGGGCGCGCATCCAGCACCTCCTGGCCCTGGGGGCCCTGGCGGTGCCGGCGCTGATCGTCGCCATCACGCAGTCCGAGTACCGCTGGAGGCGCATCACCGCCTTCCTCGACCCGTGGGCCGACCCCCAGGGCACGGGGTACCACCTGATCCAGGGGCTGCTGGCCCTGGGCTCGGGCGGGTGGTTCGGCCTGGGCTTCGGCCTCAGCCGCCAGAAGATCTGGTACCTGCCGGAGCAGCACACGGACTTCATCTTCGCCGTGCTGGGGGAGGAACTCGGCCTGCTGGGGACGCTGACCGTCCTGGCGCTCTACGCGGTGCTGATCTGGCGCGGCTTCCGCACGGCGGCCACGGCACCGGACACCTTCGGGGCGTTGCTGGCGGCGGGGATCACGTCGATCATCGCCATCCAGGTGGTGGTCAACGTCGGGGTGGTGACGGCGACGCTGCCCATCACCGGCATCACCCTGCCCCTCTTGAGCTACGGCGGCTCGTCGCTGGTGGTGACACTGGCGGCCATCGGGATCCTGATCAACGTGTCCCGGCACTGCCCCCAGTAG